Proteins from one Microbacterium sp. Root553 genomic window:
- a CDS encoding chorismate mutase, with the protein MTAVEDPRAELLRLRASIDNIDAALIFMLAERFRATQQVGQLKAMHEMPASDPGREEQQVARLKSLAEEAHLDPEFAEKWFNFVVAEVIRHHTEAAEGR; encoded by the coding sequence ATGACCGCCGTCGAAGATCCTCGGGCTGAGCTCCTCCGCCTTCGTGCCAGTATCGACAACATCGATGCCGCCCTCATCTTCATGCTCGCCGAGCGTTTCCGGGCGACGCAGCAGGTCGGCCAGCTCAAGGCCATGCACGAGATGCCGGCATCCGACCCCGGCCGCGAGGAGCAGCAGGTCGCGAGGCTCAAGTCGCTCGCGGAGGAGGCGCATCTCGACCCCGAGTTCGCCGAGAAGTGGTTCAACTTCGTGGTGGCCGAGGTCATCCGCCATCACACCGAAGCCGCAGAAGGACGATGA
- a CDS encoding dihydrolipoyl dehydrogenase family protein has product MTAEKTDEYDLIVLGGGPVGENVADRAVQDGLTAIIVESELVGGECSYWACMPSKALLRSGQALRAAQKVKGAAEAVTGKLDVRAVFDRRDSFTSNWSDDGQVKWLDSAGIDLARGHGRLSGEREVTVTDADGGTRVIRARHAVAISTGSDAVIPPIDGLREASPWTSREATSAEELPESLAVIGGGVVAVEMATAYAALGSTVTIIARSGLLGSMEPFAGERVAAGLRELGVDVRTDTGTTRVTRGDDGVTIVLDDDSTVTATEVLVATGRSPRSGDVGLDVVGLEPGRWIVVDDTMRVPGSDWLYAVGDVNGRVLLTHQGKYQARAAGDVIAARAQGADVDDAPWGKHVATADHAAAPQVTFSFPEVASVGLTEAQAREAGIDVAAVDYDLGGIAGASLYEDGFAGQARIVIDTARDVIVGATFVGPEVAELVQTATVAIVGEVPIARLWHAVPAYPTISEIWLRLLETYGRDSA; this is encoded by the coding sequence ATGACTGCTGAGAAGACCGACGAATACGACCTGATCGTGCTGGGCGGAGGTCCGGTGGGCGAGAACGTCGCCGACCGCGCCGTGCAGGACGGACTGACCGCGATCATCGTGGAGAGCGAGCTGGTGGGCGGTGAGTGCTCGTACTGGGCCTGCATGCCGTCGAAGGCGCTGCTGCGTTCGGGCCAGGCCCTGCGTGCGGCACAGAAGGTCAAGGGCGCGGCCGAAGCGGTCACCGGAAAGCTCGACGTGCGCGCGGTGTTCGACCGTCGCGACTCCTTCACGAGCAACTGGTCCGATGACGGTCAGGTGAAGTGGCTCGACTCCGCCGGCATCGATCTGGCTCGCGGTCACGGCCGCCTGTCGGGCGAGCGGGAGGTGACGGTGACCGACGCCGACGGCGGCACCCGCGTGATCCGCGCCCGCCACGCGGTCGCGATCAGCACGGGCTCGGATGCCGTGATCCCCCCGATCGACGGACTGCGCGAGGCGTCTCCGTGGACCAGCCGCGAGGCGACCAGCGCCGAGGAGCTGCCCGAGTCGCTCGCCGTGATCGGCGGCGGAGTCGTCGCGGTCGAGATGGCGACGGCGTATGCGGCTCTCGGCTCGACGGTCACGATCATCGCCCGCAGCGGTCTGCTCGGCTCGATGGAGCCCTTCGCGGGCGAGCGCGTCGCAGCGGGGTTGCGGGAGCTCGGCGTCGACGTGCGCACCGACACCGGCACGACACGCGTCACGCGCGGCGACGACGGCGTGACGATCGTGCTCGACGACGACTCGACGGTCACCGCGACAGAGGTCCTCGTCGCCACCGGGCGCTCGCCTCGCAGCGGAGATGTCGGACTCGACGTCGTCGGTCTCGAGCCCGGGCGCTGGATCGTGGTCGACGACACGATGCGCGTGCCCGGCTCCGACTGGCTCTACGCGGTCGGCGACGTGAACGGCCGCGTGCTGCTGACGCACCAGGGCAAGTACCAGGCGCGTGCGGCCGGCGACGTGATCGCGGCACGCGCTCAGGGGGCGGATGTCGATGACGCGCCCTGGGGAAAGCACGTCGCGACGGCCGATCACGCGGCCGCGCCGCAGGTGACGTTCTCGTTCCCGGAGGTCGCATCGGTCGGGCTCACCGAGGCGCAGGCCCGCGAGGCCGGCATCGACGTGGCGGCCGTCGACTACGACCTGGGCGGCATCGCGGGCGCGAGCCTGTACGAGGACGGCTTCGCGGGTCAGGCCCGCATCGTGATCGACACGGCGCGCGACGTCATCGTCGGGGCGACGTTCGTGGGCCCGGAGGTCGCGGAGCTCGTGCAGACGGCGACGGTGGCGATCGTCGGCGAGGTGCCGATCGCCCGGCTCTGGCACGCCGTACCCGCGTACCCGACGATCAGTGAGATCTGGCTGCGGCTGCTCGAGACCTACGGGCGGGACTCCGCATGA
- a CDS encoding ROK family protein → MLNSDDTLDTQAALRRANLRRALQLVFSEPGVQTRAGIARATGLTAATASSLVAELIDLDLIVDGEQAASTGGKRATTLTIDATRHLIVVVVIRPSEAALALVALDGTEVESRRISYSPSSRDAVLDEAVARIAAEYAGRLLVVGVQLPGTTDGRRVLESVQLDWTDVALADRLERVIDVPVLLVNDVDAEAIAEAAREDEAAGYRLFIHLGTGIGAAVTLDGELAPGPRDRAGEIGHVQVQFGDDAPACRCGRRGCLEAVASLTAMLGDDVDDAMDEAVIAEVAASADERRLVVGARALAGAIRLIAAVLDAREVVIGGPARALGDRFLRLVQSEIDYPAMGTVGVSVRYSAADASISTGVAQVALSRALGVRWSPAQLRPASATAS, encoded by the coding sequence ATGCTGAACAGCGACGACACCCTCGACACCCAGGCGGCTCTGCGCCGAGCGAACCTGCGCCGTGCACTGCAGCTCGTCTTCAGCGAACCCGGCGTGCAGACCCGCGCGGGCATCGCGCGGGCCACCGGTCTCACCGCGGCGACCGCGTCGTCGCTCGTCGCCGAACTCATCGATCTCGACCTCATCGTCGACGGTGAACAGGCCGCCAGCACCGGCGGCAAGCGGGCGACGACGCTGACGATCGATGCGACCCGTCACCTCATCGTCGTCGTCGTGATCAGGCCCTCCGAGGCCGCGCTCGCTCTGGTGGCCCTCGACGGAACCGAGGTCGAGTCGCGCCGGATCTCGTATTCCCCGAGCTCGAGGGATGCGGTCCTCGACGAGGCCGTCGCGCGCATCGCCGCCGAGTACGCGGGTCGCCTTCTCGTGGTCGGCGTGCAGCTGCCCGGTACCACGGACGGCCGCCGTGTGCTCGAGAGCGTGCAGCTCGACTGGACCGACGTCGCGCTCGCCGACCGTCTCGAACGGGTGATCGACGTGCCGGTGCTGCTCGTCAACGACGTGGATGCCGAGGCCATCGCCGAGGCCGCCCGCGAGGACGAGGCCGCCGGCTACCGCCTCTTCATCCACCTCGGCACGGGCATCGGCGCCGCGGTCACCCTCGACGGCGAACTGGCCCCGGGGCCGCGCGACCGCGCGGGGGAGATCGGGCATGTGCAGGTGCAGTTCGGTGACGACGCTCCTGCGTGCCGCTGCGGGCGGCGGGGGTGCCTCGAAGCCGTGGCCTCGCTGACGGCAATGCTCGGCGACGACGTCGACGACGCGATGGATGAGGCGGTGATCGCCGAGGTCGCGGCCTCTGCCGACGAGCGGCGTCTGGTCGTCGGCGCGCGGGCGCTGGCCGGCGCGATCCGCCTCATCGCTGCGGTCCTCGACGCCCGGGAGGTCGTGATCGGCGGGCCGGCGCGGGCCCTCGGAGACCGGTTCCTGCGACTCGTGCAGAGCGAGATCGACTACCCGGCGATGGGCACCGTCGGTGTGTCCGTGCGGTACTCGGCCGCCGACGCCTCGATCTCGACGGGCGTCGCGCAGGTGGCGCTGTCCCGCGCGCTGGGGGTGCGCTGGAGTCCGGCGCAGCTGCGCCCGGCATCCGCCACGGCATCCTGA
- a CDS encoding ABC transporter permease, whose product MNWVTDNLGLIFELTLVHLRQSIIPIVLGFVLSLPLGWVAWRFRLVRGPIIVLTGLLYTIPSLALLILLPAALGYSAISESNLVIALTIYAIAILVRAVSDGLDSVDDGVRQAATATGFAAFRRFWAVEFPLAGPVILAGLRVTAVSTISLATVGILIGVTNLGYLFTNGLERRIIAEVFAGVIAVVVIALVIDLILLVIGRALMPWTRAASKPTAARALAVGAPA is encoded by the coding sequence GTGAACTGGGTCACCGACAACCTGGGGCTGATCTTCGAACTGACCCTGGTGCATCTGCGGCAGAGCATCATCCCGATCGTGCTCGGCTTCGTGCTGTCGCTGCCGCTCGGCTGGGTCGCGTGGCGGTTCCGACTCGTTCGCGGGCCGATCATCGTGCTCACGGGTCTGCTCTACACGATCCCGTCGCTCGCCCTGCTGATCCTGCTGCCGGCCGCACTCGGCTACTCGGCCATCAGCGAGTCGAACCTCGTGATCGCCCTGACCATCTACGCGATCGCGATTCTCGTGCGCGCGGTGTCCGATGGCCTCGACTCGGTCGACGACGGGGTGCGGCAGGCCGCCACCGCAACGGGATTCGCGGCCTTCCGCCGCTTCTGGGCTGTGGAGTTCCCCCTGGCCGGGCCGGTCATCCTCGCGGGTCTGCGTGTCACTGCGGTGAGCACGATCTCGCTCGCCACGGTCGGCATCCTGATCGGCGTCACGAATCTCGGCTATCTCTTCACCAACGGCCTCGAACGACGCATCATCGCCGAGGTCTTCGCCGGCGTGATCGCTGTCGTCGTCATCGCGCTGGTGATCGACCTCATCCTGCTGGTGATCGGCCGCGCGCTGATGCCGTGGACCCGCGCCGCGTCCAAGCCGACCGCCGCCCGCGCTCTCGCCGTGGGGGCTCCCGCATGA
- a CDS encoding MFS transporter: protein MTIDTDGVPTEKVAAPGIMSGAYLWVTIGACALVFLGAFESLAVTTVMPVVSADLDGERLYALAFAGPLATGVIGMVIAGNWADRRGPVAPLYTSVALFVVGLLVAGFAPTMEVLVAGRFAQGLGNGGLMVALYVVVARVYPRALHPAIFAGFAAAWVVPSLVGPTVAGAVTELWSWHWVFLGVVLLVVPALLMVVPALRGLSGAGDATTPWALGRLGWAVLAAAAVLALNLVGDVPGAGLVLAGAAVVVALVAVRALLPKGTLRAVRGLPSVMLVRGLAAAGFLGAEVYIPYLLTERYAVSPTVAGLSLTGGALAWSVAATVQGRMSTRLPSAVAVRIGTILVAAGVALTLVAAAFAAPVASIVVAWIVAGAGMGLMSPRTSALTLEMSAPENQGFNSSAMSVADSFGSALALAITGVLFTGVAAVADPFVTVFVFTGIIALAAAVLAPRVSPRVAG from the coding sequence ATGACCATCGACACGGATGGGGTGCCGACCGAGAAGGTCGCGGCCCCCGGAATCATGAGCGGCGCCTACCTCTGGGTCACGATCGGGGCGTGCGCGCTCGTGTTCCTCGGGGCGTTCGAATCCCTCGCCGTCACCACGGTGATGCCCGTCGTCAGCGCCGACCTCGACGGCGAGCGCCTGTACGCGCTGGCATTCGCCGGGCCGCTGGCCACCGGGGTGATCGGCATGGTCATCGCGGGCAACTGGGCGGACCGACGAGGACCGGTGGCACCGCTGTACACATCGGTCGCACTCTTCGTGGTCGGACTGCTGGTGGCGGGTTTCGCGCCCACCATGGAGGTTCTCGTCGCCGGGCGGTTCGCCCAGGGACTGGGGAACGGGGGCCTGATGGTCGCCCTCTACGTGGTCGTCGCCCGGGTGTACCCCCGCGCGCTGCATCCCGCGATCTTCGCCGGCTTCGCCGCCGCCTGGGTCGTCCCCTCCCTCGTCGGACCCACGGTGGCCGGAGCCGTCACCGAGCTGTGGAGCTGGCACTGGGTGTTCCTCGGCGTCGTGCTCCTCGTCGTGCCGGCCCTGCTCATGGTGGTCCCGGCGCTCCGCGGGCTGTCCGGCGCCGGCGACGCGACGACGCCGTGGGCGCTCGGACGACTCGGGTGGGCGGTGCTCGCCGCGGCCGCGGTGCTCGCCCTCAACCTGGTCGGCGATGTGCCGGGGGCGGGCCTGGTCCTCGCCGGGGCAGCGGTGGTGGTGGCGCTCGTCGCGGTGCGGGCCCTGCTGCCGAAGGGAACGCTCCGCGCCGTGCGCGGCCTCCCCTCCGTGATGCTCGTGCGAGGGCTGGCGGCCGCAGGGTTCTTGGGTGCGGAGGTGTACATCCCGTATCTGCTGACCGAGCGCTACGCGGTCTCGCCCACAGTGGCCGGACTCTCGCTCACCGGCGGGGCGCTCGCGTGGTCGGTCGCCGCGACCGTGCAGGGGCGTATGAGCACCCGCCTGCCCAGCGCCGTGGCCGTGCGCATCGGCACGATCCTCGTCGCCGCGGGCGTCGCTCTCACCCTCGTCGCCGCCGCGTTCGCCGCGCCGGTCGCCTCCATCGTCGTCGCGTGGATCGTCGCAGGCGCCGGGATGGGACTGATGAGCCCGCGGACCAGCGCTCTCACCCTCGAGATGTCGGCACCCGAGAACCAGGGATTCAACAGCTCGGCGATGTCGGTCGCGGACTCGTTCGGCAGTGCACTCGCCCTCGCGATCACGGGGGTCCTGTTCACGGGTGTCGCCGCGGTCGCCGACCCGTTCGTCACCGTGTTCGTCTTCACGGGGATCATCGCGCTCGCCGCTGCGGTGCTCGCCCCCCGGGTCTCGCCGCGGGTGGCTGGCTGA
- a CDS encoding ABC transporter ATP-binding protein, whose product MIEFRNVTKQFPDGTTAVKDFSLVLPSRKTTVFVGSSGCGKTTLLRMINRMVEPTSGDIEIDGENVLGGDPVQLRRSIGYVMQNSGLMPHFTVIDNVATVLRLTGVKKGPAHDRARELLTTVGLDQSLAERYPSQLSGGQQQRVGVARGLAADPNILLMDEPFGAVDPIVRADLQTETLRLQRELDKTVVFVTHDIDEAFLLGDQVVILDKGARIVQVGSPSEIIENPADDFVSSFIGADRGRRALHLRETPHGTVVVDSEGRTQGAIVADVERSDGPLAGPDAAALGVVQGDDRT is encoded by the coding sequence ATGATCGAATTCCGCAACGTCACCAAACAGTTCCCCGACGGCACCACCGCCGTCAAGGACTTCAGCCTGGTGCTGCCGTCCCGCAAGACGACGGTCTTCGTCGGGTCCTCGGGCTGCGGCAAGACCACCCTGCTGCGCATGATCAATCGCATGGTCGAGCCGACGTCCGGCGACATCGAGATCGACGGCGAGAACGTCCTCGGGGGCGACCCCGTGCAGCTGCGGCGGAGCATCGGGTACGTCATGCAGAACTCCGGGCTCATGCCGCACTTCACCGTGATCGACAACGTCGCCACCGTGCTGCGCCTGACCGGCGTCAAGAAGGGGCCGGCCCACGACCGGGCGCGTGAGCTGCTCACGACCGTCGGCCTCGACCAGTCCCTGGCCGAGCGGTACCCGAGCCAGCTCTCGGGCGGGCAGCAGCAGCGCGTGGGCGTGGCCCGCGGGCTCGCGGCCGACCCCAACATCCTGCTCATGGACGAGCCGTTCGGCGCGGTCGACCCGATCGTGCGCGCCGATCTGCAGACCGAGACGCTGCGACTGCAGCGCGAGCTCGACAAGACGGTCGTCTTCGTCACGCACGACATCGACGAGGCGTTCCTGCTCGGCGACCAGGTCGTGATCCTCGACAAGGGCGCGCGCATCGTGCAGGTGGGCAGCCCGAGCGAGATCATCGAGAACCCGGCCGACGACTTCGTGTCGTCCTTCATCGGCGCCGACCGCGGACGCCGCGCTCTGCATCTGCGGGAGACGCCGCACGGCACCGTCGTGGTCGACTCCGAGGGTCGCACGCAGGGAGCCATCGTGGCCGACGTCGAGAGGTCCGACGGTCCTCTCGCAGGACCGGATGCCGCCGCCCTCGGGGTCGTCCAGGGCGACGATCGCACGTGA
- a CDS encoding lactonase family protein, producing the protein MTRFWLGGYGSAMEGSADGIGLLAGDADRQTALEYRGAVTQTPSPSWLAQHPTLDVVYAALEGDAAVQAFSRSGESALRPLGEPVEAGENVCHVAVSPSGGYLVASCYGDGRVVRIGIAPDGGLVADAANRAAELRAALLGETLETSAPAGVAAAASDPYPGEHTASGDERESHAHSAVFLADGRIATTDLGFDLVRIWRPTAGGLILDHEIVLPLGTGPRHMVAHPSGHLHVVTEYSCEVFTLAAGRDGTWAVVSAVLSSPIAEVGVDFPAELVRSRDGQFLYTALRGSNTIAALRVRGGGESLESIALADSGVDWPRHHLVHEGKLLVAGQRSDSIALLDLDERTGAPLGIRHTAQVPTPTHFLPVR; encoded by the coding sequence GTGACCCGGTTCTGGCTCGGCGGATACGGCTCCGCGATGGAGGGCTCCGCCGACGGCATCGGGCTGCTCGCGGGCGACGCCGACAGGCAGACCGCCCTCGAGTACCGCGGGGCGGTCACGCAGACGCCGTCGCCGTCGTGGCTCGCGCAGCATCCGACCCTCGACGTCGTCTACGCGGCGCTCGAGGGGGATGCCGCCGTGCAGGCGTTCTCCCGCAGCGGCGAGTCCGCGCTCCGACCCCTCGGCGAGCCGGTCGAGGCCGGAGAGAACGTCTGCCACGTCGCGGTGTCGCCGTCCGGCGGATACCTCGTCGCCAGCTGCTACGGCGACGGTCGGGTCGTGCGCATCGGCATAGCCCCCGACGGAGGTCTGGTCGCGGATGCCGCGAACAGGGCCGCGGAACTGCGGGCGGCGCTGCTCGGCGAGACCCTGGAGACGTCTGCGCCGGCGGGCGTCGCCGCCGCGGCATCCGACCCCTATCCCGGCGAGCACACGGCCTCGGGCGACGAGCGGGAGTCGCACGCGCACTCCGCCGTCTTCCTCGCCGACGGACGCATCGCCACGACCGATCTCGGCTTCGATCTCGTGCGCATCTGGCGACCGACGGCGGGCGGGCTGATCCTCGATCACGAGATCGTGCTGCCGCTGGGCACCGGACCGCGCCACATGGTCGCGCACCCCAGCGGCCACCTGCATGTGGTGACCGAGTACTCGTGCGAGGTGTTCACGCTCGCCGCGGGCCGCGACGGCACGTGGGCGGTCGTGTCCGCGGTGCTGTCGAGCCCGATCGCCGAGGTGGGGGTGGACTTCCCCGCCGAGCTGGTGCGCTCGCGCGACGGACAGTTCCTCTACACCGCGTTGCGCGGCAGCAACACGATCGCTGCGCTGCGTGTGCGGGGCGGGGGCGAGAGCCTCGAATCGATCGCGCTCGCCGACTCCGGCGTGGACTGGCCGCGGCATCATCTCGTGCACGAGGGCAAGCTGCTCGTGGCCGGGCAGCGGTCCGACAGCATCGCCCTGCTCGACCTCGACGAGCGCACGGGGGCGCCGCTCGGCATCCGCCACACCGCCCAGGTGCCGACGCCGACGCACTTCCTGCCCGTCCGGTAG
- a CDS encoding DUF427 domain-containing protein: MKAVLAGTVIAEADESDLARIEGNWYFPPASITEGALVESPTPYTCPWKGAAQYFSVQAGGELHTDYAWSYPTPFPSAFDRVGKDFSGFVAFDPRVEISE, from the coding sequence ATGAAGGCTGTACTCGCAGGAACCGTCATCGCCGAGGCAGACGAGAGCGATCTCGCACGCATCGAAGGCAACTGGTACTTCCCGCCCGCATCGATCACCGAGGGAGCGCTCGTCGAGAGCCCGACCCCGTACACCTGTCCGTGGAAGGGCGCTGCGCAGTACTTCTCGGTGCAGGCCGGCGGAGAGCTGCACACCGACTACGCGTGGTCGTACCCGACGCCGTTCCCCAGTGCGTTCGACCGCGTCGGCAAGGACTTCTCGGGCTTCGTCGCCTTCGATCCGCGGGTCGAGATCTCCGAATGA
- a CDS encoding ABC transporter substrate-binding protein, with product MFTARGKRSVFAVGLVAAAALALSACSSSNPLDEPSESSSGSGGGDTIVVGSQAYYSNEIIAEIYAQALEGAGFDVEKKLNIGQRDAYMPDVESGAINVFPEYTGSLLEYISDDDVTVTSPDDVYAALQDALPDSLTALDFAEATDQDSYTVLKSFAEENDLKTIGDLSKVTSPVTIGASPEFEQRPYSPAKAKEVYGVDLTFSATGPTTLESLLAGQIQVADIYTADPAFETEDIVALEDPENLIISSNVVPIVSSDIADDVSDVLNAISAKLTGEELVALNVLSTVDQQSSAEIAKKWLADNDLS from the coding sequence ATGTTCACAGCACGAGGCAAGCGCTCCGTCTTCGCCGTAGGCCTTGTCGCCGCGGCGGCACTCGCCCTGTCCGCCTGCAGCTCGAGCAACCCGCTCGACGAGCCGTCCGAATCCAGCTCCGGCTCGGGCGGTGGCGACACGATCGTCGTCGGATCGCAGGCGTACTACTCCAACGAGATCATCGCCGAGATCTACGCGCAGGCACTCGAGGGTGCCGGCTTCGACGTCGAGAAGAAGCTCAACATCGGTCAGCGCGACGCGTACATGCCCGACGTCGAGTCCGGCGCGATCAACGTCTTCCCCGAGTACACGGGCAGCCTGCTCGAGTACATCTCGGATGACGACGTGACCGTGACCAGCCCCGACGACGTCTACGCCGCCCTGCAGGATGCTCTGCCCGACAGTCTCACGGCCCTCGACTTCGCCGAGGCGACCGACCAGGACTCCTACACGGTGCTGAAGAGCTTCGCCGAGGAGAACGACCTGAAGACGATCGGCGACCTCAGCAAGGTCACCTCGCCGGTCACCATCGGCGCGTCGCCCGAGTTCGAGCAGCGTCCGTACAGCCCGGCGAAGGCCAAGGAGGTGTACGGCGTCGATCTGACGTTCTCGGCCACCGGCCCGACCACGCTCGAGTCGCTGCTCGCCGGCCAGATCCAGGTCGCAGACATCTACACCGCCGACCCGGCCTTCGAGACCGAGGACATCGTGGCCCTGGAAGACCCCGAGAACCTCATCATCTCGTCGAACGTCGTGCCGATCGTCTCGAGTGACATCGCCGACGACGTGTCCGATGTGCTCAACGCGATCAGCGCCAAGCTGACCGGCGAGGAGCTCGTCGCTCTCAACGTGCTGAGCACGGTCGACCAGCAGTCCTCCGCCGAGATCGCCAAGAAGTGGCTGGCTGACAACGACCTCAGCTGA
- a CDS encoding AI-2E family transporter, whose amino-acid sequence MSREDQDPSSTAPDAASGAPAAASLPALTVDTAAATEHPTTADPRATEPHATDPHTTGPADTAVAHALASPRPVIIEPMTPSRSFWTRIDRPFVFGFLVTLGGLAALVLGLAVANLSTVLIYIALALFAALGLDPTVRFLERRGLSRALSVVVSIAGLVVVIALVLWMVLPVVIDQIAGFVKSVPGMIQEFTRSDLYATLDAQFGDQFQSLVADVQKFLTDPGNIATIGGGALQVGASIANAISGIIVVLVLTLYFVATLPTMKAGMLRLAPARDRARASDITDQITDSVGAYVMGMVVLALCNAILAFLLYFFLGLPFPPLMATVAFCITLIPLVGSVIFWIVGTGLALFSDPIAALVFAIVYLVYMQIEAYVITPRVMNRAVAVPGALVVIGALAGGTLLGLLGALVAVPVAASILIIIKQVLIPRQDSRV is encoded by the coding sequence ATGAGCCGTGAAGATCAGGACCCCTCCTCGACAGCGCCCGATGCGGCATCCGGGGCTCCCGCGGCGGCCTCGCTGCCGGCTCTCACCGTCGACACGGCAGCAGCGACCGAGCATCCCACCACGGCGGACCCGCGGGCCACCGAGCCACACGCGACCGACCCGCACACCACCGGCCCGGCCGACACCGCTGTCGCACATGCGCTCGCCTCCCCCCGTCCGGTGATCATCGAACCGATGACCCCCAGCCGTTCGTTCTGGACCCGGATCGACCGCCCCTTCGTGTTCGGCTTCCTGGTGACGCTCGGCGGCCTGGCCGCCCTCGTCCTCGGCCTGGCGGTCGCCAACCTCTCCACCGTCCTCATCTACATCGCCCTCGCGCTCTTCGCGGCCCTCGGCCTCGACCCGACCGTGCGGTTCCTCGAGCGACGCGGGCTCTCGCGGGCGCTCTCCGTCGTCGTCTCGATCGCCGGGCTGGTCGTGGTGATCGCGCTGGTCCTCTGGATGGTGCTTCCGGTCGTCATCGATCAGATAGCCGGCTTCGTGAAGTCCGTCCCGGGCATGATCCAGGAGTTCACGCGCAGCGACCTCTACGCGACTCTCGACGCCCAGTTCGGCGATCAGTTCCAGAGCCTCGTCGCCGACGTGCAGAAGTTCCTCACCGATCCCGGCAACATCGCCACGATCGGGGGCGGGGCGCTGCAGGTCGGCGCCTCGATCGCGAACGCCATCTCGGGAATCATCGTCGTGCTGGTGCTGACGCTCTACTTCGTGGCGACGCTGCCCACGATGAAGGCGGGGATGCTGCGCCTCGCTCCCGCCCGTGACCGCGCTCGTGCGAGCGACATCACCGATCAGATCACCGATTCGGTCGGCGCCTACGTCATGGGCATGGTGGTGCTCGCGCTCTGCAACGCGATCCTCGCGTTCCTGCTGTACTTCTTCCTCGGTCTGCCGTTCCCCCCGCTGATGGCGACGGTCGCGTTCTGCATCACGCTCATCCCGCTCGTCGGTTCGGTGATCTTCTGGATCGTCGGCACCGGACTCGCGCTCTTCAGCGATCCGATCGCTGCCCTCGTCTTCGCGATCGTCTACCTCGTCTACATGCAGATCGAGGCGTACGTGATCACCCCGCGCGTGATGAACCGTGCGGTCGCCGTGCCCGGGGCGCTCGTCGTGATCGGCGCCCTCGCCGGCGGCACGCTGCTCGGCCTGCTGGGTGCACTGGTCGCGGTGCCGGTCGCGGCATCCATCCTCATCATCATCAAGCAGGTGCTGATCCCCCGGCAGGACTCCCGGGTCTAG
- a CDS encoding ABC transporter permease, translating into MNLFAEAIAWMLAPSQWTGSYALPVLLGQHLVLTAISVLIAAVIALPIGWLIGHTGRGREIAVAVSGAARAIPAFGLMVLLVLLLGVLRVPQAAVVTFVLLAIPSLLAGAYTGLEAIDRRVIDAAKAMGMTGWQVFWKVEVPLGLPLLVGGIRSALLQVIATVTIAAYVNLGGLGYPIIQGIPLRRFDQVLAGAIIVAVLALIVDLLLAAAQHAAVPAGLRTGRQAGRRSRASARPAAVTPAAA; encoded by the coding sequence ATGAACCTCTTCGCGGAGGCCATCGCCTGGATGCTCGCCCCCTCGCAGTGGACGGGCAGCTACGCGCTGCCCGTGCTGCTCGGTCAGCACCTCGTGCTCACGGCGATCTCGGTGCTGATCGCGGCCGTGATCGCCCTCCCGATCGGCTGGCTCATCGGTCACACCGGACGCGGTCGCGAGATCGCGGTGGCGGTGTCGGGAGCGGCTCGCGCGATCCCGGCGTTCGGCCTGATGGTGTTGCTCGTCCTGCTGCTCGGCGTCCTGCGCGTGCCGCAGGCCGCAGTGGTCACGTTCGTGCTGTTGGCGATCCCGTCGCTGCTCGCGGGCGCTTACACGGGACTCGAGGCCATCGACCGTCGGGTCATCGACGCCGCGAAGGCGATGGGCATGACGGGCTGGCAGGTCTTCTGGAAGGTCGAGGTGCCGCTCGGTCTGCCGCTGCTGGTCGGCGGCATCCGCTCGGCTCTCCTGCAGGTCATCGCCACCGTCACGATCGCCGCATACGTCAACCTCGGCGGCCTCGGATACCCGATCATCCAGGGCATCCCGCTGCGTCGGTTCGATCAGGTGCTCGCCGGCGCGATCATCGTCGCCGTGCTCGCCCTGATCGTCGATCTTCTCCTCGCGGCCGCTCAGCATGCCGCGGTCCCCGCAGGCCTGCGCACCGGCCGGCAGGCCGGACGCCGGTCCCGCGCCTCGGCGCGACCCGCAGCCGTGACGCCCGCGGCCGCCTGA